A section of the Deltaproteobacteria bacterium genome encodes:
- a CDS encoding TetR/AcrR family transcriptional regulator — translation MFERRRKREKNVRKGIILKSARRLFFEKGFKSVTVESIAKKAELSKGAVYLHFKSKDEIYTQILLDDIDKFHKRVSGLFGNGSSASAILVRLSDIYVDFFLKDKELFRILMTFMLNANHRNLPEEVENHIIKTTNKTIDIIEKILQYGIETHDFPPTINLRQNRNAIWGLLNGIISLYLFTGSESKREDLIRSTVQTSLEIFIRGLKAS, via the coding sequence ATGTTTGAAAGAAGAAGGAAACGGGAAAAAAATGTCAGAAAAGGTATTATCCTCAAATCGGCAAGAAGGCTTTTTTTTGAAAAAGGGTTCAAATCCGTGACGGTTGAAAGCATTGCGAAGAAAGCTGAACTGAGCAAGGGGGCCGTCTATCTCCACTTTAAGAGCAAGGATGAAATATACACGCAGATTCTTCTTGATGATATCGATAAGTTTCATAAACGGGTAAGCGGTTTGTTCGGAAATGGGAGCAGCGCCTCTGCTATTCTGGTTCGACTATCCGATATTTATGTGGATTTTTTTCTCAAGGACAAGGAGTTGTTCAGAATTTTGATGACATTCATGCTCAATGCCAATCACAGGAATCTGCCGGAAGAAGTTGAGAATCACATTATCAAGACGACCAATAAAACCATCGATATCATAGAGAAAATTCTCCAATACGGCATAGAAACTCATGATTTTCCTCCAACGATTAACTTACGTCAAAACAGAAATGCCATATGGGGACTCCTTAACGGGATCATTTCATTATATTTATTCACCGGATCGGAATCAAAAAGAGAAGATCTGATTCGTTCCACGGTCCAAACAAGTCTGGAAATCTTTATCCGGGGTTTAAAAGCGTCATGA